A DNA window from Mya arenaria isolate MELC-2E11 chromosome 17, ASM2691426v1 contains the following coding sequences:
- the LOC128223470 gene encoding LOW QUALITY PROTEIN: lysophosphatidic acid receptor 4-like (The sequence of the model RefSeq protein was modified relative to this genomic sequence to represent the inferred CDS: substituted 1 base at 1 genomic stop codon) — MNNNTDYQTESLEELNDRYARALLPLTITFGFFAVFGFFGNVIILLVFSLSRDYKRNNFKVFVLTLAVIDMVISVTLIPAEMVKQRKYFEFGDVVTCKVKCFFNVFGASSSCLALLVISIDRFRKVVQPFKKQMTPAIAVRILIAVACVVPILLAIPGTIMCGIKTTNMTNIHGGNTTIHLCETEEKYEKSIWRTIYKFTFIILLVGISVTYIVLYTFVMKEAAKQMKAISMQRTNSSHETVFTTGIYNHNTIVHETPETERKHIRINESYNSVPFPLNNDSLXNRTLQNGGSNHTGSIEQICRRNDRSQKTRHFPTKTIIWFILTIVFIVTYVTHNLLTLKVGKIVNMSPSEFTLFSFFFRIYFLNHIINPIVYAIFVKRFRSSFRNVFPMMLSKLGQCCVK, encoded by the coding sequence ATGAACAATAACACAGATTATCAGACAGAAAGCTTAGAAGAATTGAACGACCGATATGCAAGAGCATTACTTCCGCTTACAATAACGTTCGGCTTCTTTGCCGTTTTCGGATTTTTCGGTAATGTTATAATTCTACTCGTGTTCTCTTTGAGTCGGGATTACAAGAGGAATAATTTCAAAGTGTTCGTTTTAACCCTAGCTGTGATAGACATGGTTATAAGTGTAACTTTGATACCCGCTGAGATGGTGAAACAGAGGAAATACTTCGAGTTTGGAGACGTGGTAACGTGCAAAGTGAAGTGCTTCTTTAACGTGTTTGGGGCATCTTCCTCATGTCTCGCCCTCTTGGTCATCTCGATAGATAGGTTTAGAAAGGTGGTGCAGCcatttaagaaacaaatgaCACCAGCCATTGCAGTAAGAATTTTGATAGCGGTTGCTTGTGTTGTCCCTATACTTTTAGCTATACCCGGAACTATTATGTGTGGAATAAAAACgacaaatatgacaaatatacatGGAGGAAACACCACCATACATCTATGTGAAACGGAGGAAAAGTACGAGAAATCCATATGGAGGacaatttacaaatttacattCATCATTTTACTGGTCGGAATTTCAGTGACGTATATAGTGTTGTATACATTTGTTATGAAAGAAGCTGCGAAACAAATGAAAGCGATTTCTATGCAACGCACAAATTCATCGCATGAAACGGTGTTTACCACTGGAATTTACAATCATAATACAATTGTTCACGAAACACCGGAGACCGAACGTAAACACATAAGAATTAATGAAAGTTACAATTCAGTACCCTTTCCATTGAACAACGATTCACTTTGAAATCGTACACTCCAGAATGGGGGCTCGAACCATACGGGGAGCATCGAACAGATATGCAGAAGAAATGATAGATCACAGAAAACCAGACATTTCCCAACAAAGACCATTATTTGGTTTATATTGACTATTGTCTTTATAGTTACGTATGTTACGCATAATTTACTGACTCTGAAAGTTGGAAAGATTGTCAACATGTCACCAAGTGAGTTTACGCTGTTTTCGTTTTTCTTCcgtatatatttcttaaatcatattattaatcCAATTGTCTATGCTATATTTGTCAAACGATTCAGAAGTTCCTTCAGAAATGTGTTTCCTATGATGTTATCGAAACTTGGGCAATGTTGTGTGAAATAA
- the LOC128223472 gene encoding cholecystokinin receptor type A-like: MKNNTDYQTESLDDLNDRYARALLPLTIAFGFLAVFGFFGNLIILLVFSLSRDYKRNNFKVFVLTLAVIDLVICLILIPAEMVKQRKYFEFGDVVTCKVKCFFNVFGASSSCLALLVISIDRFRKVVQPFKKQMTPAIAVKVLIVVACVFPILFAIPGTIMCGIKTTNMTNIHGGNTTIHLCETEDKYDKSIWRTIYKFTFIILLVGISVTYIVLYIFVMREAAKQMKAISVQRTHSSLETVFSTGNYFQNTICNDTPETNRKQIGINENTGSNMSVPILMNNGSPSNCTLQNGGSNHTGSIEQICNRYGRPKSTRHLPTKTIIWFILTIVFIVTYVTHNLLTLKVGEIVNMSPSEFTLFSFFFRIYFLNHVINPIVYALFVKRFRSSCRNVAPMLLLKLRQCCVR, from the coding sequence ATGAAGAATAACACAGATTATCAGACAGAGAGCTTAGACGATCTGAACGATCGTTATGCAAGAGCATTACTTCCGCTTACAATAGCCTTTGGGTTCCTTGCCGTTTTCGGATTTTTCGGTAATCTTATAATTCTACTCGTGTTCTCTTTGAGTCGGGATTACAAGAGGAATAATTTCAAAGTGTTCGTTCTAACACTTGCAGTGATAGACTTggtgatatgtttaattttgatacCCGCTGAGATGGTGAAACAGAGGAAATACTTTGAGTTTGGAGACGTAGTAACGTGCAAAGTGAAGTGTTTTTTCAACGTGTTTGGGGCATCTTCCTCGTGTCTCGCCCTCTTGGTAATATCAATAGATAGGTTTAGAAAGGTGGTGCAGCcatttaagaaacaaatgaCACCAGCCATTGCAGTAAAAGTTTTGATAGTGGTTGCTTGTGTATTCCCTATACTTTTCGCTATACCTGGAACTATTATGTGTGGAATAAAAACAACGAATATGACGAATATACATGGAGGAAACACGACTATACATCTATGTGAAACAGAAGATAAGTACGATAAATCCATTTGGAGAACAATCTATAAATTCACATTCATCATTTTACTGGTCGGAATTTCAGTGACGTACATAGTGCTGTATATATTTGTGATGAGAGAAGCTGCTAAACAAATGAAAGCTATCTCAGTGCAGCGAACACATTCTTCGCTTGAAACGGTGTTTAGCActggaaattattttcaaaatacaatttgtAATGATACACCGGAGACCAACCGTAAACAAATAGGGATAAATGAGAATACTGGAAGTAACATGTCAGTGCCCATTCTAATGAATAACGGTTCGCCATCAAATTGTACGCTGCAGAATGGTGGTTCGAACCATACGGGGAGTATCGAACAGATCTGTAACAGATATGGTCGACCAAAGAGCACCAGACATCTCCCAACAAAGACCATTATTTGGTTTATATTGACTATTGTGTTTATTGTTACGTATGTTACGCATAATTTACTGACTCTAAAAGTTGGAGAAATTGTCAATATGTCACCAAGTGAGTTTACTCtgttttcgtttttctttcgcATATACTTCTTAAATCATGTTATCAATCCAATTGTGTATGCTTTATTTGTCAAAAGGTTTAGGAGCTCTTGCAGAAATGTGGCTCCAATGCTGTTATTGAAACTTAGGCAATGTTGTGTGAGATAA
- the LOC128224930 gene encoding cholecystokinin receptor type A-like — protein MYNTTKYVESNRMESLDELNDRYARTLLPLTVIFGFFAIFGFLGNILILVVFSLSRDYKRNNFKVFVLTLAVIDLVICVTLIPAEMVKQRKYFEFGYVVTCKVKCFFNVFGASSSCLALLVISIDRFRKVVQPFKKQMSPAIAVRILIAVACVFPILLAIPGTIMCGIKTTNMTNIHGGNTTIHLCETEEKYEKSIWRTVYKFTFIFLLVGISVTYIVLYIFVMKEAAKQMKAISMQRKHSSYDTVFTSGIYNQNTIVHETPIIHRKQIETHENGTNGMPISNHVEDDSQSYGTLQNGASKRSKNNKQTSRINDRQKKTRHFPTKTIIWFILTIVFIVTYITHNLLTLKVEKIVNMSPSEFTLFSFFFRIYFLNHVINPIVYAIFVKRFRSSCRNVFPLILSKLRQYFER, from the coding sequence ATGTACAATACCACGAAATATGTTGAAAGTAATCGGATGGAGAGCTTGGACGAATTGAACGACCGTTATGCGAGAACATTACTTCCGCTTACAGTTATATTTGGCTTCTTTGCCATCTTCGGATTCcttggaaacattttaattctaGTCGTGTTTTCTTTGAGTCGGGATTACAAGCGGAATAATTTCAAAGTGTTCGTCCTGACCCTAGCTGTGATAGATCTGGTGATATGTGTAACTTTGATACCTGCTGAGATGGTGAAACAGAGGAAATACTTTGAGTTTGGGTACGTGGTAACGTGCAAAGTGAAGTGCTTTTTCAACGTGTTTGGAGCATCTTCCTCGTGTCTTGCCCTCTTGGTCATCTCAATAGATAGGTTTAGAAAGGTGGTGCAGCCATTCAAGAAACAAATGTCACCAGCCATTGCAGTAAGAATTTTGATAGCTGTTGCGTGTGTATTTCCTATACTTTTAGCTATACCCGGAACTATTATGtgtggaataaaaacaacaaatatgacaAACATACATGGAGGAAACACCACCATACATCTATGTGAAACGGAGGAAAAGTATGAGAAATCCATATGGAGAACAGTCTAtaaatttacattcatttttttactggTCGGAATTTCAGTGACGTATATagtgttgtatatatttgtgatgAAAGAAGCAGCGAAACAAATGAAAGCTATATCTATGCAACGCAAGCATTCGTCCTATGACACGGTGTTTACCTCTGgaatttataatcaaaatacaattgttCATGAAACACCGATAATACACCGAAAGCAAATAGAAACGCATGAAAATGGAACAAATGGCATGCCGATATCCAATCATGTTGAGGACGATTCGCAATCATATGGCACGCTACAGAACGGGGCTTCGAAACGTAGCAAGAACAACAAGCAGACCAGCAGAATAAATGATCGACAAAAAAAAACCAGACATTTCCCTACAAAAACCATTATTTGGTTTATATTGACCATTGTGTTCATTGTTACGTATATTACGCACAATTTACTGACTCTGAAAGTTGAAAAGATTGTCAATATGTCACCAAGTGAGTTTACGCtgttttcgtttttctttcgtatatatttcttaaatcatGTTATTAATCCAATCGTGTATGCTATATTCGTCAAACGATTCAGAAGTTCTTGCAGAAATGTATTTCCTCTTATATTATCTAAACTTagacaatattttgaaagataa